CTGGCTGAGCCAATGTCCATTAAAGGAACTCATCGCCTGGATGCCATCAGAATAGGTGACAATCAGCGTCACGTTGAAATCCCATGTGTCATTTCCGTTTGTATCGATGTGCACTTCCAAAGTGCAGTTGCCGTTCAGTTGCGAACGGAGGCGCTGAGCGGTGATGAAGAGATTGACATATGACGTACTGTCGTTGTCCCAGTGACCAGTGACATTGTCAACATTAGCAAATACGGTGCCTGAGGGGTCCTTCAGCGTGACGCGGACACGCGTATCGCCATCTTTGTCATCGCTCGTCGTGTCAAAGCGCGCAACAACACCGACGACATATGCATTCGGCGGGAGCGCCTCAACGCCTGAGGTGGTCAGGTGAAGTACAGGGGGTTTGGACTCTTTCAGTGCTGGCATTCGATCTTCTCCTTGTATTGCAGCCTCCCGGTAGGACATTGGCTTCTCCACTTATCCATGCCATCTGGAGATCTGCTTCTCATACAAGCGCGCTTCCAGCCCCAACTAGGCCATGTCCCAGCCTTAATTTTTTGTGTCCCACATGAGTGTCGCTTCTCGCCTTTACAGGCAGCGCTCCTTCGCGCACAAGAAAGGAACCCTGCATGCCCAGGACAATTCAACGATTCGGCTGGAAACCAGATCTACCGGACCACCGCGATCAATTCTTCTCGGCGTCACGCGACGTCATGCAATCACTCCCACCGAAGTTCGATCTGACCGTTGAGGATCCATGTATCAACTTTCCGATCTACGACCAGAAGCAGGTGGGTTCCTGCACGGCCAACGCATTGGCAGCTGCCGTGCAGTTCGACCGTAGAAAAGCCGGGCAAAACCCGGACTTTGTTCCTTCAAGACTGTTTCTCTATTACAACGAGCGGACCATCGAACACTCTGTCGCAAACGATAGTGGCGCTTCTCTGCGCGATGGAATGAAAACTTTGCAGAAAACAGGTATCTGCCCGGAAGCCGACTGGCCCTATGACGGAACGCCGGCGGAATATGATGGCGGTCCATTTCCCGTAGGAGCTAAAGCTGCTACTCGGCCGACGCAGAAGGCATATGATGACGCGGCAAACTATACCATCACCAGCTATCAGGCTTTGCAACAGAGT
This genomic window from Terriglobus albidus contains:
- a CDS encoding C1 family peptidase — its product is MPRTIQRFGWKPDLPDHRDQFFSASRDVMQSLPPKFDLTVEDPCINFPIYDQKQVGSCTANALAAAVQFDRRKAGQNPDFVPSRLFLYYNERTIEHSVANDSGASLRDGMKTLQKTGICPEADWPYDGTPAEYDGGPFPVGAKAATRPTQKAYDDAANYTITSYQALQQSLSQLQAALVSGFPFAFGFSVYESWTRNDATVIPMPSDAESQMGGHAVLAVGYDNQTALFKFRNSWGDLVGEDGYFYIPYAYVLDRKRAGDFWVINGMKD